In the genome of Capricornis sumatraensis isolate serow.1 chromosome 4, serow.2, whole genome shotgun sequence, the window CCTTTAGACCCAGGTCACATTCCTCATGTATGTAAAGCCTTGTCATTTTCACgctcttcttccttttaaaatttcagtttcttgTGCTCAGTTAACTTAATGCACCAATTCTTCCACACTTGAAAATTAGCTATTGAATTCTATATGAGTAGAAAATATATTGTGTGCAGATATGtaaatttttctctgttttctttaaaaaactaggtaTGAAAaacctcatacacacacatattctctgCCAAAAGCTCAAGACCTTCTACCAGGGACAGCTGGTAATAGTAGACAACACACACTATTGAGCCCATACCCCAGAGCTGACTCAGAACCAGGCACGGTTCAAGTAAAAGTGTTCTGGCTTGTGGGTCAGATTCTCAAATAGTATTCATTTCTGCCCCGGTTATGTCCAAAAATGCCTTTTAAAGCACCATAAGGATTTTTTGAATagaaaaaaaggatacaaaattaTATGTACAATGGGTTATCAAttaagtttaaatatataaatatacataagttcagttcagttcagtcgctcagttgtgtccgactctttgtgaccccatgaatcgcagcacgccaggcctccctgtccatcaccatctcccagagttcactcagactcacgtccatcgagtccgtgatgccatccagcatctcatcctcggtcatccccttctcctcctgcccccaatccctcccagcatcagagtcttttccagtgagtcaactcttcacatcaggtggccaaagtactggagtttcagcttcagcatctttcctccaaagaaatcccagggctgatctccttcagaatggactggttggagactctcaagagtcttctccaacaccacagttcaaaagcaccaattctttggcactcagctttcttcacagtccaactctcacatccatacatgaccacaggaaaaatcatagccttgactagatggaccttagtcagcaaagcaatgtctatacataagttaaaaatatataaaaatatgtttagaaaAAGACACCAAGGAGCTATACCAAAATATGAGCACTGGTAAATTTGGAGTGATGGCATGATGAATAAAGTTTACTTGCTTCttcatcaggtcagttcagtcgctcagttgtgtctgactctgtgacccccagaCTGTAGTGCTCTAGGCTTCCCTGAGCTTCacatctccccgagtttgctcaaactcatgtccattgagtcagtgatgccatccagccatctcatcctctgtcaccctgatctctttctgctctcaatctttcccagcatcaggatcttttcttctttatagtgtttcatattttcttttaaaattgtagtgTAAAAGTAATTGaaacctgtgataaaccataatggaaaagaatataaaaaagaatatatatgtataactggatcactttgctgtacagcagaaattaacacagcaatgtaaatcaattatacttcaataaaattttttacaaaAGTAATTCAAATTTACAGAAATGATGTGAGAGACATACATATACCCACCACCAGACTAGGTGTGAACATTTTGCCAACCTGGCTTTAGATATCTTATATTGAGAATgatttttgagaattaaatgtcaCACAGAAGTAGCTAAAGCTCTCCTCCATCTTACCATTTTCCTCTTCTCCCCTCCTCAGAGATGTGATCATTCCCATGCGTGTTTCTGTACTTGTACCCTTCATGTAGGTTTATCCATGACAATATAaaatttgtgtattttatatttttacataaaagaTATTGAATGTATCCTTTTGCAACATTTAAGAAATTCAACAACCTATTTTGGGAACCTGTAGGTGATCTCCATAcagaatattcattttaattgctttatgatattttcttctatgaattttaaccacagtttctttttcctctgctgGTGGctgatttagatttttttccagtttttttaaataattgcaaaCAATGTTAGTGACTCTCCTGCACTGTGTCCCAATGCTCATGTTCCTGGTGGACCTGGACGTGGAATTCACAGGTCATAGGATGTGTGCGTTTTCAGTTTTaggggatgttggcaagttgCTTTCCACGGTTATAAAAGTACCAAGTCACGCTTTCACAAGCAGTAAATGAGAAACCTCTacgtttctccacatccttcctAATACCTGCTATTTTTAgcgttttaaaatgtttcttcaatTCATTGGATGTTTCCCATCTCGAGTGGTTGATGATCTTTTCACAAGCTTATTGATCATTCAGGTTTCTCTGTAGTGATTtgccttttcccttcctttgcCCCTTTTGTGGTTAGGTTGTTAGTTTTAAAGTTGATTTGTAGGTGCTTTTTTATATTCAGAATTCTAATCCTTTAATGGTTGTGTTAACCTTTGGGAGAGTTGGATGACTTTTAGAATCACTAAAAGTTATTTTTGGGGGGAGattcaaatttctttctttcctctgaatCTTCCGCTAATGAACATGCTGTATCTTTTCTAGCTGCTGAAATGAGACAAAATGACAAGATTGCATGCATATCAGAAAACCGGgaaaggagagataggaaaaatCTCTGTAAAGCTATCAACGATTTCCAACAGAGCTTTCAGAGTCCGGAAACGCGTCGTGAATTTGACCTCTCTGACCCCCTAGCCCTTAAGAAAGATCGTCCAGCCCGGCAGTCAGATTATGATGCTTGGAATACAATATCAGGAATGCAGAAGTTCATGGGAGAGGATTTAAACTTCCATCTGAGGAAGAAATTCCAAGAGGAACAAAACAGGGAATGGTCCCTGCAACAGCAAAAAGAACGGATAGTTGGCCGGGAGAACCAAAAATGTGCAGGTAACGGAACGAGAGACAAGTGGGTCTCAGTGCTTTACCAGATcaacccccccaaaaaacaaacaaacgaaaaaagaaaacaaaccaacccCAGTgggttttttcttgtttcatttttgtctctTAAGCCTCACTGATAGACTACTTTAGCCACATGGCCAAACAAAGAGACACCAGAACCCGTGTTTCCGGATTTGGACGTCTTTAGCCACACGTCCATCATGCAGGAAACACTTCCTGAGCTTGTGGTCTGTCAGGGAGCCCGTGGGATCCTGGAGCCCAGGGTAACTCAGCATTGGTCTGACCCTCAGTGTGCTCACAGCCTGCTGGGAAGACAGTGGGAAAGACAAAGGTCTAGCCTATGTCAGTTCGTGTCTAGTAAGCCACTTGGATCATCCCCCGAACCTGACCGTCCACCTCCACCGATGGGAGCTCTGTTCTTCCTGTTGCTCCGGTCCAGACCAGGTCATCTtgactccttcctctctctcagaTGCCACACGCACTCCTGCAGCAAGTCATCTCAAGTTCCAACCACCATCACTGCCTCCACCACTACCACCAGACTCAAAGGCCAGCACATCCCAACTGGATCACCGAAATAACCTCTGACTggcctcccagcttctgccctgGTCTCCCTACACGTTCTTCTCAGCCCAATAGCCAGAATGATCCTGTTAAAAAGTTAAGCtgctcagggactttcctggtagtccagtggttgagaatctgacatccagtgcaggggacgcaggtttgatccctggtagggaaactaagatcccacatcccatggCACAGCTAAGCCTGcgtggcaactgctgagcctgtgagctctagagcctgcttgccacagcaaagatcccacgtgccaaggcaaatgtatatacacataaagctgctacttccctggtgctccagcgGTTGCGATTCCatgtgttcccaatgcagaggacatggcttaagtccctggtcggggaactaagatcccatatgactcacagcatggccaaaaataaaaaattaagtgggATCCTTTGTTCAAAACGAATAGCTTCTTACTTTACTCATTAATGATtgtttcagttggtaaagaatatgcctgcaatctgggagacccaggtttggtcaggaagatcccctggagaagggcatggcaacccactccagtattcttgcctggagaactccgtggacagaggagcctgatgggctatagggctatagtccataggggcacagagacttgactgagcgactaacacacttacTCAATCAAAACCAAATTTATTTCAAGCCACCAGCAAGGCCTTCACAGTCTGACCTTATCTCCTACTACGCTGCCCCCTAAGCCCTTCTCCCTTGGTACCACAGAtaagtgtgctcagtcgtgtccgtagACATTACCAGGCCACAGTAATGATTGCTAACGCTGCTGGGCACGGGTCTGAGAGCTTGGCTTGAGTTAACTCATCTGTGTCTCCCATGAGCCTTCCATTGTACCCCCCTTCTTCTGATGGGTGCGTGATGAGAAGCAGATGCAGAAACAACAGTCCACAGGGCACTCTGCACATCTGGGAAGGAGCCTTGGGCAGACACACATGCTTTGActgtattttccttcctttcagagGATCTCTACTTGAAGACAAGGCTACAGTTTGATGAGACAGCCAAGCACTTACAGAATCTGGAAACCGCCACCAGGAAGGCAGTTTGTACAACTGTGAAAGAATTCAACATGAACCAGGTGTATACCCCAGGCCTGTCTGGAGGGGAGGGAAGACACACAGCCACCTCCCTGAGTGTCCCAGCATTCTCAGCTCATCAGTGATAGccatggttgttgttgttgttaccacgccacgtggcttgcaggatctctgttccctgaccaggggctgaacccagacAATGGCAGTGAAAGCCTAGGAATCCTAACCGCTACACCACTGGTGGACTCCCAGAATATGGTTCTTTTTTTCATCTCTGCAACAATTATCTGATCTTATTAGTCACTGTGTTCAACAGCCCTGTCAGAGAGGCACCATGAACTCAATTGAtcaagaaacaggctcagagggaGGAATGGTCTTTCTTAGAGACAGCTGAGTACTAATCTGATTTGCTTTGGCAGATGTAAACACTGGACTTCCAAATATTAGAAGTCCAGTATTCAAATCAGACCTGTCCAATGACAAAGTATGCGCTTATGTAATACAGTCAGGCTGGCCTCCTTGTTAGCACCTGCTACTGAGGGCACCTAGCAAAGTGCCCCATCTGTCCAATATTAAAGAGAACTGGTTTCATCCTTCTCTTGACTTGACAGAGAAATAACTCTAGCCCAGAGAGGGAAGGTGTCTAGCTGCAGGTCACAAAGCCAGGGCCTGTCCCTTCTACCCATCACCTTCATGTAAGCAGGGATTTGACCAGAAATTTATTTGTCTTAGGGACTGAGGTTGACAGGCAGTAGGAACACCTTTTAGAAATCACCACTTCTGCAAATCACTTGGTTGGCAGTTCTTTGTGGCCTGCCGCTGGCCCAGGGTGACCAGGACCACAGGGAAGGGTACATAGCCCTGTCCTGGGGGTGGGTGAGGCCAAGGCGAGGGGAGATGGCCACCTAATGGGGGGAGGCCGCTCCCTGCTTTGGCAAATCACCGCAGACAAAGACCTGCCGGGATTATGCACATGACCAACTGGTAGTGATCCTCTGAGCCCAGCCCACTCACCCAGTATCGCCCAGGCAGCCAGGGGTCCAGGGACCTCCCCACGTCTATACCTGATAAGTCTCCACCCACCTGCTCAGGAGCCCTGTTTAGCACATTCTTCCTTCAAGGGCCCCTTCAAGGTTTGCCAGCCTGTGCCTCAGTCCCACCAGGCTCACTCAGACAAtgtgttgagttgctcagttgtgtccgactctttgcaaccccagggactgtagcctgccaggctcctctgtccatgggattctccaggcaagaatcctggagtgggttgccatgccctcctccaggggatcttcccaacccaggaatggaacccgggtctcccgcatggcaggtggattctttactgtctgagccaccggggaagccccttcaGAGCATCCTCCTTAATATCTTCCCCTGCGCAGGCCCTGGAGTCAGCGGAAAAGAAAATCCGAGAGAGAAAACAAGAACAGGAGGACAACCTAGCCGAGATCTCCAACCTGCTGCGTGGGGACCTGCTCTCAGAGAACCCGCAGCAGGCAGCCAGCTCCTTCGGGCCGCATCGTGTGGTGCCCGACCGCTGGAAGGGCATGAGCCAGGAGCAGCTGGAGGAAATCCGCTTGGTGCAGAAACAGCAAGTCCAGGAGAAGCTGGTGCCTGTCCCCTCCCCGCTTCCCCaagcccccagccccccactgttccctccaccaccacccctctcCACCCGCCCCAGCCCTCAGACGTGGCTCTGTGCTCCCTCCCGCCTTCCTGGAGCATCTAGTTATAGCCACTGTCACACTGGGCCCCAGAAGCTGCCCTCAAGGAGTCTATGTTCCGTTTGTAGGGGAGGACAAGAGTGGAATGATCCCGCaggtgctgggtgctgggcaggGGAGGAAGCTGGGGTAAGGGGGGCTGAGAGTGCTGGGAGTGCGGAGGGTCATCATGGGACTCATGACCTTGAAACAAAGGTCTGAAGGTGGAGGGAGTCGCCTGGGGAGAGGCTTCTCTCTGCGGGGGCAGAAACTGCAAGGACCATGGCCTTAACCGCAGccacagggtgggggtgggtagggcTGTATTTCCTTGAGGGGCTTCTCTGGAGCCCCTATTTCctggtgaaataggagagtggtCAGCAGCGGAGGGGGAGGGGTAGGAGTTTTGCAAGAACAAAAGTGCTCAAAGGTCATCTGGAAAGGGGAAGGGGCAAGTGGCCAGGAAGCCCCAGCTCCCCTCTCCATCTACTTTGAGTCCCAGTCATGAACTTGAAGCGACTCTTGTGAGTAGGACCATGCTCACCTATTACGGGAGAGCTGGGACTCAAGGATGGTCAGAGCTTGCCTGGCGAGTGGGACCAGGTGGGAGGCTCAGGGTGCCCAGGTGTCTGCCAGGGGGTGTCAGCTGTGGACGCTGGGCTGAATGAGGAGGAAGATAAGGACACATGGAGTTCAAGGGGCCATGGAGGGGTGTCGAGTCCGCGGACTGGCAGTCACAGTGTGGGGGAACCTCGTGGGAACAAGGGAGTGGAGAAAGAGGGGCAGGTCCTCACTGCGGTGGATGGGACTCCAAGGTGAGACTCCGGAGAGGGGTGGTATTGGCAACAACAGGGTGAGGGCAGAGCTTCCCAAAGCAGGCCGTCTGGACCAGCCGCACCTAGGAACTCAAGAGCAATGGAGATCCTCAGGCCCTCGCCAGGCCTACTGAACCGGAAACATTCAGCAAGTGCTCCCTCCCCGCCAGGGCTTCTGATACCCGCTGGAGTTCGAGAACCATGGGCATCATTTGCCCCCTGGGGGGGGTGATGGCTGAGAGATTGGAAGGGGGTCTTTGGAGAAGAGGCAGAATcactggaaagcagggaaagggtcatTTCTGAGTATGTTGAGAGAGAgccttgctcagtcgtgtccgactctttgcgaccccatggactgtagcctaccaagctcctccttccatgggattctccaggcaagagtactggacgaCGTGAAATAACAACAGGAGAGAGATTTGGAGACATTCTCAGACCTGCAGAGGATGGGCGAGGTTCCCAAGGGGTCCGCAGATGACAGCCGCGCTCCGTGTGATGCTGTGGTCGGTGTGAGCTTCCCAGCAGACGGGCAcggggagagggaggggtggcCTGGGCCAGGAGATGGGGAGCAGGTTGGGCACCTCGCCTTAGGAGGGGAAACAGACAGCAGCCAAGGGGTGAGGCAGGGGTGTTAGCCCAAAGTGGGAGGAGCCTGAGGCTGGCATCAGGACGCCACCTTCGCCAGGCCCGGCTCTGCCCTTCATAACGGTAGTTCAGCCCAACTGCCTGGCAAGGAACGTTGGCCATCTGTCCCAAAAGCAGCATTTTTGGTCTGATTTTCAGTCTCtgtagaaaattaataagaagctgctactgctgctaagtcacgtcagttgtgtctgactctgtgcgaccccatagacggcagcctaccaggcttctccatccctgggattctccaggcaagaacactggagtgggttgccatttccttctccaatgcatgaaagtggaaagtgaaagggaagtcgctcagtcgtgtccgactcctagtgaccccatggactgcagcccaccaggctcctccatccatgggattttccaggcaagagtactggagtggggtgccattgccttctccaaataagcAGCTAGAGAAacacaagaagaagaaaacatcCCATGTGAAATCCCACACTCAGAAGATCCCTCTCCCATCCTCCAACATGCCTTCTGGTGTCCTGTCCCCGGCTCCTCTTCTGTACAAGGACATAATTTGGGAAGTTGAGATCACGCTAAGAATACTCTGTCTCTCAGTGTGGGCTTCTATGTGCCCATATCGttcccaattctttttttttttttaaattagagcatgctgctgctgctgctgctaagtcgcttcagtcgtgtccgactctgtgcgaccccatagacagcagcccaccaggcttccccgtctctgggattctccagacaagaacactggagtgggttgccatttccttctccaatgcatgaaagtgaaaactgaaagggaagtcgctcagtcgtgtccaaatcttagcaaccccatggactgcagcctaccaggctcctccatccatgggattttccaggcaagagtactggagtggggtgccattgccttctccgaattaaaGCATAGccaggcattttttaaaattattttatttatttggctacgttgggtcttagctgtggcatgcagagtCTTTATTGCACCGTGTGAACTCagtgcagcacatgggatcttaattccccacccagggatcgaacccaggccccctgcattgggggctcagagccttagccactggaccaccaggggaatcccCTCTGGGGCTCTCCTGGGGGACAGGCGGTGGTGAGTCGCCTCTCCTTTCTGTAGAGGCTCCAGGAGGAAGAGCGCCAGCGAGACATGGACTGGGACCGGCGGAGGATTCAGAAGGCTCGCGCCACCTTGCTGTTTGAGCGGCAGCAGCAGCGCCTACAGCGTGGCCTGCGCAGGGCTCTGGACTGCAGCAACCTCAGCCTGGCCAGGGAGCAGCTCCTGCAGTGAGTGCTAGGccggttgggggtggggggtggttgaGGGGGCTGGGAACTGGGAGCACCATCAAGGGCACCAGGCCTGGGGAAAGGGGAGGTGAGAGCTGGTGTCCTGCAGGGCCCAGGGAGCAATCACCGACCTTTCCTGGACCCTTGGCTCACCTTCCCTGAATCTTTCCTGCCCATAGGCTCAGGACCCTTGTGGTATCTTTCACCagaggccccccacccccgcccgtaGCAGCAGTGAGTGGGGCTCTGGCACAGCTACCCGGTAAAGAGGAGCGGGGAAAAGGCTCAGACCTAGGAAGCCAGAAATCAAGTGCTAGGAAGCCATCGGTCCCCACGCAGGCCAGGGAGGGACTGAGACTCCCCTGTGCCCACATTCCATAAATACCTGTCCCTGGATAGTCCTCACTTAGGCACCGGCAAAGCCCAGTGGGCTCGGACACAGGTGCTGGTAACAGAGTTTACAGAGGTCCCTGGGAGCCCCAGGGGAGGACTCCGGgtgggcttccaggaggaggcaTGTGGCCCAGACACAGGGGACGACGGTGCCAGCTGCCCACCGCAGGGAGGGCCCACcgggcagagggaggggcagtCTCTTCTTGCCTAAGGATAAGCCCCCAGAGTAGTTCAGACTCCAGCTACAGAAAGTGTCAAATGTGGATCAGTAGGTGAATCTGCCACTAAAACCACATTATTTAGCTCTTTAATCTCTCTATTCTTCAAGCTCTGGGTTGAACTCAGAGGGGACCCACGAGTATCTTTTCCAATCAGATGTCTATTGACTGATGGTTCCATCTTTGAGGGCCAAAATGGGGAGAATTAAGAGACCATCTCGCAGAAATCAAATGGGAGGGGCAAGCGTGTTTACAATCACGGAATTCTAAGATGTCCCCACATCTCACACGCACAGGTCCCTAGGCTAaccagccagttcagttcagttcagttgctcagccgtgtccgactcttagtgaccccatggactgcaccacgccaggc includes:
- the RIBC2 gene encoding RIB43A-like with coiled-coils protein 2; translated protein: MEVAQPKDLQEDFVLAKRRYAELGRQKRIFNARNRIIGGDTMAWDAQVCDQNIKAATEKAREEAFAAEMRQNDKIACISENRERRDRKNLCKAINDFQQSFQSPETRREFDLSDPLALKKDRPARQSDYDAWNTISGMQKFMGEDLNFHLRKKFQEEQNREWSLQQQKERIVGRENQKCAEDLYLKTRLQFDETAKHLQNLETATRKAVCTTVKEFNMNQALESAEKKIRERKQEQEDNLAEISNLLRGDLLSENPQQAASSFGPHRVVPDRWKGMSQEQLEEIRLVQKQQVQEKLRLQEEERQRDMDWDRRRIQKARATLLFERQQQRLQRGLRRALDCSNLSLAREQLLQKEHMKELSTNHATEDYFTQFNTGSR